One Deefgea tanakiae genomic region harbors:
- a CDS encoding HD-GYP domain-containing protein, producing MPDTNELENPQVIDWNAFTDFRDGLVDTAPKIETLLAELKQAPQDLSRITLLFRLFHNIKGDAGLCRLPFVIPLVHGVETLLGRMRAGELPFSDLLAEVILLTLDRLEQTIELLSEKESAAALALPALALGLEGISQQPLENMDASAIRLIEAVTGFRPGLSVLPQRDASHAKRNMAERHEDLNFFHQLALQLEARSPLFQGRTARNLELALETNKEAGNRVNPVQLEAAVYLHDLGMMFLPESSWLQVEQLSESAREKLNQHPQWGAGLAARMVGWQEAAQMVMQHHEKPNGSGYPNQLQHAEIVDGAKILAIIDAFDAILLKHSHRGQQRSILRAIAEINASDRQFAAEWIAPFNRVIRAMLENK from the coding sequence ATGCCGGATACGAACGAGCTAGAAAATCCACAAGTTATCGACTGGAATGCGTTTACCGATTTTCGTGATGGTCTCGTGGATACCGCACCGAAAATTGAGACCCTGCTTGCCGAACTCAAGCAAGCACCACAAGACTTGAGTCGTATCACGCTATTATTTCGCTTATTTCATAATATCAAGGGCGATGCAGGATTATGCCGCCTACCCTTTGTAATTCCATTGGTTCACGGCGTAGAAACGCTGCTGGGGCGAATGCGGGCGGGTGAATTGCCATTTAGTGATTTACTGGCTGAAGTGATTCTACTCACGCTAGATCGACTCGAACAAACGATCGAGCTATTAAGCGAAAAAGAATCCGCTGCGGCGTTGGCCCTACCGGCTTTAGCACTAGGCCTTGAAGGTATATCTCAGCAGCCATTAGAAAATATGGATGCTAGCGCAATACGTCTAATTGAAGCAGTAACCGGTTTTCGACCTGGTCTTAGTGTTTTGCCGCAACGGGATGCCAGCCATGCGAAACGCAATATGGCCGAGCGGCATGAAGACCTCAACTTCTTTCATCAATTGGCCTTACAGCTCGAAGCACGCTCACCTTTGTTTCAAGGCCGTACCGCACGAAATTTAGAACTGGCTTTAGAAACTAATAAAGAAGCCGGCAACCGAGTCAACCCCGTCCAGCTTGAAGCGGCGGTTTATCTCCACGATTTGGGGATGATGTTTTTACCTGAGTCATCTTGGCTGCAAGTTGAACAACTGAGTGAGAGTGCGCGCGAAAAACTTAATCAACATCCGCAATGGGGGGCAGGGCTAGCCGCGCGAATGGTGGGCTGGCAAGAGGCGGCGCAGATGGTGATGCAACATCACGAAAAACCCAATGGCAGCGGCTACCCCAATCAACTACAGCACGCTGAGATCGTCGATGGCGCCAAGATTTTGGCGATTATTGATGCATTTGATGCGATTTTATTAAAGCATAGTCACCGTGGGCAGCAGCGTTCTATTTTGCGAGCAATTGCAGAAATCAACGCCTCTGACCGCCAGTTTGCCGCCGAATGGATTGCACCGTTTAATCGCGTGATTCGTGCAATGCTGGAGAACAAATAA
- a CDS encoding DUF3617 domain-containing protein, with amino-acid sequence MLKVSMQSIAALAFWSCSTCYAALNPQIGQWESTSEIPAEQKAMFQNMPPEALQQMQKSGMKVDPKAGSMTSTFCIKEEQLADWHQMGQKPQQNCEKPQISDSGNVVKMNMVCKKPHASKMQSIITFNSARDAYQFEHHIQSENHAMTMRGRAKRIGNCK; translated from the coding sequence ATGCTTAAAGTCTCAATGCAATCCATCGCCGCCCTTGCATTTTGGAGTTGCAGTACATGCTATGCCGCACTAAATCCACAAATAGGCCAGTGGGAAAGTACCAGCGAAATACCTGCTGAGCAAAAAGCGATGTTCCAAAACATGCCGCCTGAGGCACTTCAACAGATGCAAAAATCAGGTATGAAAGTCGATCCAAAAGCTGGCTCGATGACGAGCACTTTTTGCATTAAAGAAGAACAACTCGCCGATTGGCATCAAATGGGGCAAAAACCACAACAAAACTGTGAAAAGCCACAAATTAGTGACAGTGGCAATGTCGTCAAAATGAATATGGTTTGTAAAAAGCCCCATGCGAGTAAGATGCAAAGCATCATCACGTTCAATTCTGCGCGTGATGCTTATCAATTTGAGCACCATATCCAATCAGAAAATCACGCAATGACGATGCGCGGCAGAGCGAAACGGATTGGGAATTGCAAATAA
- a CDS encoding YceH family protein — protein sequence MFEGTALSLLQTRVLGVLIEKQRTVPDSYPLTLNALVTGCNQKSSRDPVLDVSEGDVAAVIDELRGLEMVNEVSGSRVPRYEHLLGRALQIPSQSVALLAVLMLRGPQTAGELRLNCERLHRFADISAVEGFLDELAGREIGALVVQLPKQAGARECRWAHLLAGEVQFESRELPASGLAERVSQLELEVAELKHAVALLLAANADES from the coding sequence ATGTTTGAAGGGACTGCATTGAGTCTGTTGCAAACGCGTGTGTTGGGCGTGTTGATTGAAAAACAGCGTACCGTACCGGATTCTTATCCTTTGACTTTAAATGCCTTAGTGACAGGCTGCAATCAAAAATCCAGTCGTGATCCAGTGCTGGATGTCTCTGAGGGCGATGTGGCTGCCGTGATCGATGAATTGCGTGGCTTGGAGATGGTCAATGAAGTCAGTGGAAGTCGCGTTCCGCGCTACGAGCACTTGCTAGGTCGTGCATTACAGATTCCAAGTCAATCGGTTGCCTTGCTAGCGGTGCTGATGCTTCGTGGCCCACAAACAGCGGGTGAGTTGCGTCTCAATTGTGAGCGTTTGCATCGCTTTGCTGATATCTCAGCTGTGGAGGGTTTTTTGGATGAGCTAGCAGGGCGTGAAATAGGCGCTCTAGTCGTGCAATTGCCTAAGCAAGCGGGAGCTCGGGAATGTCGCTGGGCGCATCTATTAGCGGGTGAAGTTCAATTTGAATCGCGCGAATTACCGGCTAGCGGGCTTGCTGAGCGTGTTAGTCAGTTAGAGCTTGAAGTGGCTGAACTGAAGCATGCCGTGGCTTTGTTGCTGGCCGCGAATGCGGATGAGTCCTAA
- a CDS encoding cold-shock protein, protein MAQGTVKWFNDSKGFGFITPDEGGEDLFAHFSQINSAGFKTLAEGQKVSFDVTTGPKGKQASNIQPA, encoded by the coding sequence ATGGCTCAAGGTACAGTTAAGTGGTTCAACGATTCTAAAGGTTTCGGTTTCATCACTCCTGATGAAGGCGGCGAAGATTTGTTTGCTCACTTCTCACAAATCAATTCTGCAGGTTTCAAAACCCTAGCAGAAGGCCAAAAAGTTTCGTTTGACGTGACTACTGGTCCTAAAGGCAAACAAGCTTCTAACATCCAACCAGCTTAA
- a CDS encoding lysophospholipid acyltransferase family protein, translating to MQRTIFDTPIIRDVMPGVSKMLFKLIGWKVVGDFPAIDKYVLIAAPHTSNWDFPIGLAICFIGGKKVFWMGKHTLFTGPLGPLARWLGGIPVDRRKSNSLVEQMADVYRNSTKLIVTVPPEGTRKKVEKWKTGFYYIALQAQVPIVLGYLDFKTKSGGCGKVFYPTGNIELDLQEIQQFYQGIRGKNPENQ from the coding sequence ATGCAGCGCACCATCTTTGATACACCGATTATTCGCGATGTGATGCCCGGTGTATCGAAAATGCTGTTTAAGCTGATTGGTTGGAAGGTGGTGGGCGATTTTCCAGCAATCGACAAATACGTGTTGATTGCAGCCCCCCACACCAGCAACTGGGACTTTCCTATCGGCTTAGCGATTTGTTTTATTGGTGGCAAAAAAGTATTTTGGATGGGTAAACACACTTTGTTTACAGGCCCCTTAGGGCCACTCGCCCGCTGGCTAGGTGGCATTCCGGTTGATCGACGCAAATCGAACTCGCTGGTCGAACAAATGGCAGATGTTTACCGAAACAGCACGAAATTGATTGTCACGGTGCCGCCGGAAGGGACTCGAAAAAAAGTTGAGAAGTGGAAAACCGGATTTTATTACATTGCCTTGCAAGCCCAAGTGCCTATTGTACTTGGCTATCTGGACTTCAAGACTAAATCGGGCGGTTGCGGAAAAGTATTTTATCCAACAGGCAATATCGAATTAGACCTACAGGAAATTCAACAATTTTACCAAGGCATTCGCGGTAAAAACCCAGAAAATCAATAA
- a CDS encoding phosphoglycerate kinase, whose amino-acid sequence MAKLFIEDLDLAGKRVLIRVDFNVPVKNGVVESDKRIRAALPTIRYALAQGASVVLMSHLGRPNGQKVEKYSLAPVAARLTELLGSPVEFLSDCVGAEVEAACASLPAGKVVLLENVRFHIEEEGKAKDADGNSVKADPAKVAAFRASLSKLGDVFVNDAFGTAHRAHSSMVGVELPRAAGYLLKKELDFLGEAVNNPVRPLVAIIGGSKISGKIDVIQALLPKVDKLIIGGGMAFTFLKAQGYEIGKSLCENDKVDLARELMAQAGDKLVLPTDTMVTRALNFDARTLDGLVQVESTAIPADQEGVDIGAASRATYAAIIKSAKTVLWNGPMGVFEIDASAEGTFAVAHALVEATATGAITIVGGGDSVAAVEKAGLEDQVSHVSTGGGASLEFLEGKALPGVDALSDK is encoded by the coding sequence ATGGCTAAGCTGTTTATTGAAGACCTCGACCTTGCTGGTAAACGTGTTCTGATTCGCGTTGACTTTAACGTGCCCGTTAAAAATGGCGTGGTTGAAAGTGATAAACGGATTCGCGCGGCATTGCCGACAATTCGTTATGCTTTAGCGCAAGGTGCATCGGTGGTGTTGATGTCACATTTGGGTCGCCCAAACGGTCAGAAAGTAGAGAAATACAGCTTGGCACCAGTTGCTGCACGCTTAACTGAGTTGCTCGGTAGCCCTGTTGAATTCTTGAGCGATTGCGTGGGTGCTGAAGTTGAAGCAGCCTGCGCTAGCTTGCCTGCGGGTAAAGTTGTGTTGTTGGAAAACGTGCGTTTCCACATTGAAGAAGAAGGCAAAGCCAAAGACGCCGATGGCAATTCAGTGAAAGCAGATCCTGCGAAAGTTGCTGCTTTCCGCGCAAGCTTGAGCAAATTGGGTGATGTGTTTGTGAATGATGCGTTTGGTACTGCACACCGTGCACATTCATCAATGGTTGGCGTTGAATTGCCACGCGCTGCGGGTTACTTGCTGAAAAAAGAACTCGATTTCTTGGGCGAAGCGGTAAACAACCCAGTTCGTCCTTTGGTGGCGATTATTGGTGGTTCGAAAATTTCTGGCAAAATCGATGTGATTCAAGCTCTGCTACCAAAAGTAGACAAACTGATCATCGGTGGCGGTATGGCATTTACTTTCCTCAAAGCCCAAGGCTACGAGATCGGTAAATCATTGTGCGAAAACGATAAAGTTGATTTGGCGCGTGAATTAATGGCGCAAGCGGGTGACAAACTCGTTCTGCCAACTGATACGATGGTGACTCGTGCTCTGAACTTTGATGCGCGCACTTTGGATGGTTTGGTACAAGTTGAATCGACCGCAATTCCTGCTGATCAAGAAGGCGTTGATATTGGTGCTGCAAGTCGTGCTACTTATGCTGCGATCATCAAATCGGCAAAAACGGTGTTGTGGAATGGCCCGATGGGTGTGTTTGAGATTGATGCTTCTGCAGAAGGTACTTTTGCCGTTGCACACGCACTGGTTGAAGCGACTGCGACTGGCGCGATTACGATTGTTGGCGGTGGTGATTCAGTTGCTGCAGTTGAGAAAGCCGGTTTAGAAGATCAAGTAAGTCACGTTTCAACAGGTGGTGGCGCTTCGCTTGAATTCTTGGAAGGCAAAGCATTGCCAGGCGTTGATGCATTGAGCGATAAGTAA
- a CDS encoding NADPH-dependent FMN reductase translates to MILNSTKVLALCGSLRAKSSNKGLLRYAQANAPEGMSIEIANLADIPFYNSDITDTPASVTALLAQFAAADAFIFAGPEYNYSISPALKNAIDWASRAPNNALLGGKAAAIMGAGGGMGTSRAQYHLRQVFVFTDIHPLNKPEVFANAFSGQFDADGNLIDEKIQENVKAQLAALATWSQQLRK, encoded by the coding sequence ATGATATTGAACAGCACCAAAGTTCTCGCGCTCTGCGGCAGTTTACGCGCTAAATCCAGCAATAAAGGCTTACTGCGTTACGCGCAAGCCAATGCGCCGGAAGGAATGAGTATCGAAATCGCCAACCTAGCTGACATTCCATTTTACAACTCAGACATCACTGACACGCCCGCCAGCGTAACAGCCCTACTTGCTCAATTTGCTGCTGCAGATGCCTTTATTTTTGCAGGCCCCGAATACAATTACTCAATCTCACCTGCTTTAAAAAACGCCATCGACTGGGCGTCTCGTGCGCCGAACAATGCGCTTTTGGGCGGTAAAGCAGCGGCTATTATGGGCGCCGGCGGCGGAATGGGCACTTCACGCGCGCAATACCATTTACGCCAAGTCTTCGTGTTTACCGATATTCATCCACTAAATAAACCCGAAGTATTTGCCAATGCGTTTTCCGGGCAGTTTGATGCCGATGGCAATCTGATTGACGAAAAAATACAAGAAAATGTAAAAGCACAACTGGCGGCTTTAGCTACTTGGTCGCAACAATTGCGTAAATGA
- a CDS encoding response regulator, with protein sequence MSSFYEPSDLRTLLIEPSAVQSKVMACRLAELGITHVKRVESGQAALELLIPLDDKSPNLVLSSLYLPDMSGIELLTLLRNEESTQDLAFILISSETRPQVLEPVRQLGACAILPKPFSTDHLNNALMMTLDYLSVDHSLDQHEIDLELVRVLLVDDSRAARNYMRKVLENMGIRNITEAENGHAGKVLLEESTFDLLITDYNMPEMDGKELVEYVRTQSWQSHIPILMVSSEKDYGRLAAVEQAGVSGICDKPFEPAMVKSLLERVLPAQ encoded by the coding sequence ATGAGTTCTTTCTATGAACCGAGTGATTTGCGGACTTTATTGATTGAGCCGTCTGCGGTGCAAAGCAAAGTGATGGCTTGTCGCTTGGCCGAGTTAGGCATTACCCATGTTAAGCGGGTAGAAAGTGGGCAGGCAGCCTTGGAGTTATTAATTCCTTTGGATGATAAATCGCCGAACTTAGTCCTCAGTTCGCTGTATTTGCCTGACATGAGTGGGATTGAGTTATTGACGCTATTGCGCAATGAAGAATCCACACAAGACTTAGCATTTATTCTGATTTCAAGTGAAACTCGCCCGCAAGTACTTGAGCCCGTGCGTCAGCTTGGCGCTTGCGCCATTCTGCCCAAGCCTTTTTCTACTGACCATTTAAACAATGCTTTGATGATGACGCTGGACTATTTATCGGTCGATCATTCTTTAGACCAGCACGAGATCGATTTAGAATTGGTACGTGTTCTTCTGGTCGATGATTCGCGCGCGGCGCGCAATTACATGCGCAAAGTGCTTGAAAATATGGGAATTCGCAACATTACTGAGGCTGAAAATGGCCATGCTGGAAAAGTCCTGCTTGAAGAAAGTACTTTTGATCTATTGATTACCGACTACAACATGCCAGAGATGGATGGCAAAGAATTGGTTGAGTACGTCAGAACACAAAGTTGGCAAAGCCATATTCCTATTTTGATGGTGTCTTCTGAAAAAGATTACGGTCGTTTAGCGGCGGTTGAGCAGGCGGGTGTTTCCGGTATTTGTGATAAGCCCTTTGAGCCAGCCATGGTGAAGTCATTGCTTGAGCGTGTGCTGCCTGCGCAATAG
- a CDS encoding NAD(P)/FAD-dependent oxidoreductase yields MNTKIPRIVVVGGGAGGLELATKLGRTLGAAKKAKVILVDGSATHIWKPLLHEVATGALNTGEDEVNYFGHAWRNQYQFEFGWMAGIDRERKVIQITGVKDDQGVEIVAPREIAYDHLVLALGAIANDFGTQGAQEHCMFLNNPVDAEKLRKKILALSFAVGISGNAVKKLNIGIVGGGPTGVELAAEIDHTIREMHIYGAELSPAQLEITIIEGMPRILAGAPESLSEYATESLAQRGILVATNSRVTAVTESGFLLADGREIESDIRVWVAGVKAADWLSTLGLRTNRLNQIEVTSTLQTLTDKHIYALGDCSALSPNDDGILLPATAQVAHQQAEWLASALEKQIKGTEVLPFQFKPQGMMVSLGKHTAVGSLAAIVGPQRNYYVEGRGAKLIYASLYRMHQAAVHGWILTGLLWVGDKLRRVARPSLKLH; encoded by the coding sequence ATGAATACAAAAATCCCTCGTATTGTCGTTGTTGGTGGTGGAGCTGGCGGCTTGGAATTGGCTACCAAATTGGGGCGGACCTTAGGAGCAGCAAAAAAAGCGAAGGTGATTCTGGTAGATGGCTCTGCCACCCATATTTGGAAGCCTTTGCTGCATGAAGTGGCCACCGGTGCATTGAATACGGGTGAAGATGAAGTGAACTATTTTGGCCATGCTTGGCGCAATCAATATCAATTTGAATTTGGTTGGATGGCCGGGATTGATCGGGAGCGAAAAGTCATCCAGATTACTGGCGTGAAAGATGATCAAGGCGTCGAAATCGTTGCTCCGCGCGAAATTGCGTACGATCATTTGGTGCTGGCCTTGGGTGCGATTGCCAATGATTTTGGCACGCAAGGTGCACAAGAGCATTGCATGTTCTTGAATAATCCAGTGGATGCAGAAAAACTGCGCAAGAAAATTCTCGCTTTATCGTTTGCCGTAGGTATTTCGGGTAATGCGGTGAAGAAACTGAATATTGGGATTGTCGGCGGTGGGCCGACTGGCGTTGAATTAGCCGCAGAAATTGATCACACGATTCGTGAAATGCATATTTACGGCGCTGAGTTGAGCCCGGCACAGCTTGAAATCACCATTATTGAAGGGATGCCGCGCATTTTGGCGGGTGCTCCTGAGTCATTATCCGAATATGCCACTGAGTCGTTGGCGCAACGCGGCATTTTAGTGGCTACCAATAGCCGCGTCACAGCGGTCACCGAGTCTGGTTTCCTGTTGGCGGATGGCCGTGAAATTGAAAGCGATATTCGAGTTTGGGTGGCCGGCGTGAAGGCGGCGGATTGGCTCAGCACTTTGGGTTTAAGAACCAATCGCTTAAATCAAATCGAAGTCACCAGCACTTTGCAAACCTTAACGGATAAGCACATTTATGCGCTTGGCGATTGCTCAGCTTTGTCGCCAAACGATGATGGTATTTTATTGCCAGCCACTGCGCAGGTGGCGCATCAGCAAGCTGAATGGTTGGCCAGCGCATTAGAAAAGCAAATCAAAGGTACTGAGGTGCTGCCATTTCAATTCAAGCCGCAAGGCATGATGGTCTCGCTGGGTAAACATACGGCGGTCGGTAGTTTGGCAGCGATTGTGGGGCCGCAGCGCAATTATTATGTAGAAGGGCGTGGCGCAAAATTGATTTATGCCTCGTTGTATCGAATGCACCAAGCTGCTGTACATGGCTGGATCTTAACGGGATTGCTGTGGGTGGGTGATAAGTTGCGGCGCGTCGCGCGACCGTCACTCAAGCTGCATTAA
- a CDS encoding carbohydrate-binding protein: MSRLNKLILTLLLISSSLAWAASPWREGRHYGQGEIVTYQGRTYKALQSHNAERGANWNPEAAASLWAPFEMKNPSFSWQEGKQYRQGQIVEYRGRSYRVRQAHKSERGANWNPEAAPSLWEPLDNIQLPR; encoded by the coding sequence ATGTCCAGACTAAATAAACTCATCCTAACTTTGCTGCTGATCAGTAGTTCATTGGCATGGGCCGCAAGCCCTTGGCGCGAAGGCCGCCATTATGGGCAAGGCGAAATCGTGACTTACCAAGGTCGCACCTACAAAGCACTGCAAAGCCACAATGCAGAACGCGGAGCGAATTGGAATCCAGAAGCGGCAGCCTCACTCTGGGCACCATTTGAAATGAAAAATCCAAGCTTTAGTTGGCAAGAAGGGAAACAGTATCGCCAAGGGCAAATTGTCGAATACCGAGGTCGTAGCTACCGTGTACGTCAAGCGCATAAATCAGAGCGTGGCGCAAACTGGAATCCTGAGGCAGCCCCTTCACTTTGGGAACCACTCGACAATATTCAATTACCCCGCTAA
- a CDS encoding putative metalloprotease CJM1_0395 family protein gives MTDPTGKPLSQEQVAQVRQLAARDAEVRQHEQAHLAASGGLAKGGASYSMQKGPDGKQYAVGGEVSIDVSPGKSPEETIRKARIIQAAALAPADPSGQDRSVAAAAQAMELQAQSEIASRNPQQQKLAEAYSSNEVPRSNVAVDA, from the coding sequence ATGACTGATCCAACAGGAAAACCACTGAGTCAGGAGCAAGTCGCACAAGTACGCCAGCTTGCCGCTCGCGATGCAGAAGTTCGTCAGCATGAACAAGCCCATTTAGCCGCTTCGGGTGGTTTGGCTAAAGGCGGTGCGAGCTATAGCATGCAAAAGGGGCCGGATGGTAAGCAATATGCCGTCGGTGGCGAGGTGAGTATTGATGTGAGCCCCGGCAAATCGCCAGAGGAGACTATTCGCAAGGCGCGGATTATTCAAGCTGCCGCCTTGGCGCCGGCCGATCCGAGTGGGCAAGACCGCTCAGTTGCAGCCGCTGCGCAAGCGATGGAATTACAAGCGCAATCCGAAATCGCATCACGTAATCCACAGCAACAAAAATTGGCCGAGGCTTATTCGAGCAATGAAGTGCCTCGCTCTAATGTGGCGGTTGATGCGTAA
- a CDS encoding acetate uptake transporter has protein sequence MTAPTLFAEKDLTANPAPLGLMGFGMTTVLLNLHNLGLFGNSAMILAMGIFYGGIAQVIAGILEWKKGNTFGTTAFTSYGCFWLSLVGLLVLPKLGWAEAASSSAMGAYLLMWGIFTAFLFVGTLKMDKVSQFVFGSLTVLFALLALGDFTEIAVIKQIAGVVGIACGSAAIYAAMAQVLNEVYGKTVLSVGGKSH, from the coding sequence ATGACCGCCCCTACACTCTTTGCCGAAAAAGACCTCACCGCCAACCCTGCTCCATTAGGATTAATGGGATTTGGGATGACCACGGTGCTACTGAATCTGCACAACCTCGGTTTATTCGGCAATAGCGCCATGATTTTGGCGATGGGTATTTTTTATGGCGGTATCGCTCAAGTGATCGCGGGCATCTTGGAGTGGAAAAAAGGCAATACCTTTGGCACCACTGCGTTTACCTCGTATGGCTGCTTCTGGTTGTCATTGGTTGGCTTGCTCGTTTTACCTAAATTAGGTTGGGCGGAAGCGGCAAGCAGTAGTGCGATGGGTGCCTACTTGCTGATGTGGGGTATTTTCACAGCGTTCTTATTTGTAGGTACGCTGAAAATGGATAAAGTGTCGCAATTTGTTTTTGGTTCACTCACCGTGCTATTTGCCTTGCTTGCACTCGGCGACTTCACCGAGATCGCCGTGATCAAACAAATCGCTGGCGTTGTCGGTATTGCCTGCGGCAGTGCTGCAATCTACGCAGCGATGGCGCAGGTGCTCAATGAAGTGTATGGCAAAACGGTATTGAGCGTCGGTGGAAAAAGCCACTAA
- the rarD gene encoding EamA family transporter RarD: protein MQTGILYTLLAFLIWGLFPLYFKALHAIAPQEIVLHRFIWSLAFLAIILLIKQRWAWLKPALRQPKLIGLFILSAVLLAANWFTYIWAVNAGRVVDASLGYFINPLINVLLGVVFLHERLNKTQWLTIAIASLGVGWLTWQAGHLPWVALILATTFGFYGLLRKTAQLGALEGLSLETLVLFPIALGGLVWLIFSGHSDFIAAPINTQLLILLAGPITAIPLLLFAAGARRIPLSLVGILQYTGPTLQLLIGIFVFHEDFGIERLIGFGLIWLALFIYALDSWRAFIKKT, encoded by the coding sequence ATGCAAACCGGCATTCTCTATACCCTGCTGGCTTTTTTAATTTGGGGACTGTTCCCACTTTACTTCAAAGCACTACACGCTATCGCGCCGCAAGAAATAGTCTTGCATCGCTTTATTTGGTCTTTAGCATTTTTGGCGATTATTTTACTCATTAAGCAACGCTGGGCTTGGCTCAAGCCGGCGTTGCGACAGCCCAAACTGATTGGCTTATTTATTTTAAGTGCAGTTTTGCTGGCAGCAAATTGGTTTACCTATATTTGGGCAGTCAATGCCGGTCGCGTCGTTGATGCCAGCCTAGGGTATTTTATTAACCCGCTGATCAATGTATTACTTGGCGTGGTGTTCTTGCATGAACGCTTGAATAAAACCCAATGGCTTACCATTGCAATAGCGAGTCTTGGTGTGGGCTGGTTAACTTGGCAAGCGGGCCACTTACCGTGGGTTGCGCTCATCTTAGCGACAACATTTGGCTTTTACGGCTTGCTACGCAAGACAGCACAACTGGGTGCCCTAGAAGGCCTTTCTTTAGAAACTCTAGTACTCTTCCCTATCGCACTGGGCGGATTGGTTTGGCTTATTTTCTCTGGGCATAGCGACTTCATTGCTGCGCCAATCAATACGCAACTACTCATTTTGCTGGCAGGCCCCATCACGGCGATTCCATTATTGTTATTTGCCGCTGGCGCGCGGCGAATCCCCTTGTCATTAGTCGGAATTTTGCAATACACCGGCCCTACTTTGCAGTTACTGATCGGGATTTTTGTGTTTCATGAAGATTTTGGCATCGAACGCCTGATTGGTTTTGGCCTCATCTGGCTGGCATTATTCATCTATGCCTTAGATAGCTGGCGAGCTTTTATCAAAAAGACGTAA
- a CDS encoding AtaL-like protein, whose product MKFEHLIQINDFNQALVPFITRNQLWQGLVYRAESPMAFMDHIDDVTILERGEDWIQRQIVMGKLTVHDKIEYAHEAHVHYHTAASAEHGGGQMIMKIEEPSPDALFVRFTYITPHPESPDPETAHYLEFLKSAWRETDIDTIRKVRELAALGQLG is encoded by the coding sequence ATGAAATTTGAACACCTCATCCAAATTAACGACTTTAATCAAGCGCTAGTACCTTTCATCACTCGCAATCAACTATGGCAAGGCCTAGTTTATCGCGCTGAATCACCGATGGCGTTTATGGATCACATTGATGATGTCACGATTCTTGAACGTGGCGAAGACTGGATTCAACGCCAAATCGTGATGGGAAAACTCACCGTACACGACAAAATTGAGTATGCACACGAGGCTCATGTTCACTATCACACCGCAGCTAGCGCCGAGCATGGTGGTGGACAAATGATCATGAAAATTGAAGAACCTAGTCCAGATGCTCTTTTTGTGCGCTTCACTTATATAACACCCCACCCAGAGTCACCAGATCCAGAGACGGCGCATTACTTAGAGTTCCTAAAATCAGCTTGGCGCGAAACGGATATTGATACGATACGAAAAGTTCGTGAATTAGCGGCACTCGGTCAATTGGGGTAA